In the Acidovorax sp. A79 genome, one interval contains:
- a CDS encoding sulfate ABC transporter substrate-binding protein, giving the protein MNFRRDFIKFPFAAALVGSLALTALPSFAQSVTLLNVSYDPTRELYVDFNQAFAKHWKAKTGQDVTVKQSHGGSGKQARSIIDGLDADVATLALAGDTDALHTNGGWIPKDWQKRLPHNSSPYTSTIVLVVRQGNPKGIKDWDDLVKPGISVITPNPKTSGGARWNYLAAWEFAKRKNGGSDAKAKDFVAKLYGNVPVLDTGARGSTITFAQRNQGDVLIAWENEAYLLEKEFGTKFDVIAPSISILAEPAVTVVDKNVDKKGTRAVAEAYLQYLYTEEGQDIAGKHFYRPAVSDKAKAKYAKQFPKLNLFTINDAFGGWDKAAKDHFADNASFDQIYTKK; this is encoded by the coding sequence ATGAACTTTCGCCGCGACTTTATCAAGTTTCCCTTTGCCGCCGCCCTGGTGGGCAGTTTGGCCCTGACGGCATTGCCGTCGTTTGCGCAGTCCGTGACGCTGCTCAATGTCTCGTACGACCCGACGCGCGAGCTGTATGTGGATTTCAACCAGGCGTTCGCCAAGCACTGGAAGGCCAAGACCGGCCAGGACGTGACCGTCAAGCAGTCGCACGGCGGCTCGGGCAAGCAGGCGCGCTCCATCATCGACGGGCTGGACGCCGACGTGGCCACCTTGGCACTGGCCGGCGACACCGACGCGCTGCATACCAACGGCGGCTGGATCCCCAAGGACTGGCAAAAGCGCCTGCCCCACAACAGCTCGCCCTACACCTCGACCATCGTGCTGGTGGTCCGTCAGGGCAACCCCAAGGGCATCAAGGACTGGGACGACCTCGTCAAGCCCGGCATCAGCGTGATCACGCCCAACCCCAAGACCTCGGGCGGCGCCCGCTGGAACTATCTGGCCGCCTGGGAGTTCGCCAAGCGCAAGAACGGGGGCAGCGATGCCAAGGCGAAAGACTTCGTGGCCAAGCTGTACGGCAACGTGCCCGTGCTGGACACCGGCGCGCGCGGCTCCACCATCACCTTCGCCCAGCGTAACCAGGGCGACGTGCTGATCGCCTGGGAGAACGAGGCCTACCTGCTGGAAAAAGAATTCGGCACCAAGTTCGACGTGATCGCACCGTCGATCTCCATCCTGGCCGAGCCCGCCGTGACGGTGGTGGACAAGAACGTGGACAAGAAGGGCACGCGCGCCGTGGCCGAGGCCTACCTGCAGTACCTGTACACCGAAGAAGGCCAGGACATCGCCGGCAAGCACTTCTACCGCCCCGCCGTGTCCGACAAGGCCAAGGCCAAGTACGCCAAGCAGTTCCCCAAGCTGAACCTGTTCACCATCAACGACGCGTTCGGTGGCTGGGACAAGGCGGCCAAGGACCACTTTGCCGACAACGCCAGCTTCGACCAGATCTACACCAAAAAATAG
- a CDS encoding oxidative damage protection protein, which produces MARTVQCIKLGKEAEGLDFPPYPGELGKRIWENVSKEAWAGWLKHQTMLVNENRLNLADARARQYLARQMENHFFGGGADAAAGYVPPSAQ; this is translated from the coding sequence ATGGCACGCACCGTCCAATGCATCAAGCTCGGCAAGGAAGCAGAGGGCCTCGACTTTCCGCCCTACCCCGGCGAGCTGGGCAAACGCATCTGGGAAAACGTGAGCAAGGAAGCCTGGGCAGGCTGGCTCAAGCACCAGACCATGCTGGTCAATGAAAACCGCCTCAATCTGGCCGACGCGCGTGCCCGCCAGTACCTGGCCCGCCAGATGGAAAACCATTTCTTTGGCGGTGGCGCAGACGCCGCGGCGGGATATGTCCCGCCCAGCGCGCAATGA
- a CDS encoding aliphatic sulfonate ABC transporter substrate-binding protein → MTTPFHIHRRTMLGAIAALSSGLAAAQGKLETLQTLRIGLQKSSTLTTILRTRGTLEQLLAPLNVKVTWHEFTSGLPLLEALNLGNIDVSADVADTVPVFAQAAGANLTFVAQESPSPSAQAIVVRADSPIKTVADLKGKKIGFAKAAGVHFLLIAALEKSGLAFKDIEPAYLTPADGRAAFERGAIDAWVVWDPFLAAVQKQSTVRVLADGRDLASYQRYYLAGTSFAQARPDVLRVFFTELQKAGVWVKQSPKDAAALLAPVWGLDAGVIELANSRRSYEVRAVVPAALTEQQRIADAFFAEKLLPRRVNALDVPLFKTGA, encoded by the coding sequence ATGACCACCCCTTTCCACATTCATCGGCGCACCATGCTGGGTGCCATCGCCGCGCTGTCGAGCGGCCTGGCCGCCGCGCAGGGCAAGCTTGAGACCCTGCAAACATTGCGCATAGGACTTCAAAAATCCTCCACCCTCACCACCATCCTGCGCACGCGCGGCACGCTGGAGCAGTTGCTCGCGCCGCTCAACGTCAAGGTGACGTGGCACGAGTTCACCAGTGGCCTGCCGCTGCTCGAAGCGCTGAACCTGGGCAACATCGATGTGAGCGCCGACGTGGCCGACACCGTGCCGGTGTTTGCCCAGGCAGCGGGCGCCAACCTCACTTTCGTGGCGCAGGAGTCGCCTTCGCCATCCGCCCAGGCCATCGTGGTGCGCGCCGACTCGCCCATCAAGACGGTTGCCGACCTCAAGGGCAAGAAGATCGGTTTTGCCAAGGCCGCTGGCGTGCACTTCTTGTTGATCGCCGCACTGGAAAAGTCGGGCCTGGCGTTCAAGGACATCGAGCCCGCGTACCTGACCCCCGCCGATGGCCGCGCCGCCTTCGAGCGCGGCGCCATCGACGCCTGGGTGGTGTGGGACCCGTTCCTCGCTGCCGTGCAAAAGCAGTCCACTGTGCGGGTGCTGGCCGACGGGCGCGACCTGGCCTCCTACCAGCGCTACTACCTGGCAGGCACTTCGTTTGCCCAGGCGCGGCCCGACGTGCTGCGCGTGTTCTTCACCGAGCTGCAAAAGGCTGGCGTCTGGGTCAAGCAAAGCCCCAAGGACGCGGCCGCGCTGCTGGCGCCCGTGTGGGGGCTGGATGCGGGCGTGATCGAGCTGGCCAACAGCCGCCGCAGCTACGAGGTGCGTGCCGTGGTGCCCGCGGCGCTGACTGAACAACAACGCATCGCCGATGCCTTCTTTGCCGAAAAGCTGCTGCCCAGGCGCGTGAATGCGCTCGACGTGCCGCTGTTCAAGACCGGAGCCTGA
- the mnmC gene encoding FAD-dependent 5-carboxymethylaminomethyl-2-thiouridine(34) oxidoreductase MnmC, which translates to MSEPVDWLPDGTPYSPRFGDRYHSENGGLDQARRVFLQGCGLPGAWAGQPQWRILETGFGFGLNFLVTWAAWRADPARPTLLHFVSTEAWPVSAADLLRATTAHPELTPLAQELHRQWWGLLSGVHRLRFDGGRVLLTLCVGDTQAVLRQQQLTVDSIYLDGFSPQRNPGIWDLHTLKAVARCCRRGTRLSTWTIARAVRDALTQCGFAVARVPGVPPKRDNLHAQYDPHWEPRTAPRAQPEPALPGDCIVIGGGIAGAASAASLARRGWQVRVLDSAAEPAAGASGLPAGVFAPHVSPDDSVLSRLSRSGVRTTLQQARWLLREGTDWLACGVLEHRTDGTPGLAASWGQGPGVDWSEPAPPATLAAAGLGREATACWHSQGGWIRPARMAAALLAQPGIHWQGHCEVARLRRVEAAGAAPVWQALDARGQVLAQAPTVVIAAGAGSAMLLEHRWPLQPVRGQVSWGEHQAGPGPGVPFPVNGNGNLVPRFPLGDGPCGPAAWVMGSTFERDVDTLPPSGADVQAAHAANWAKLQALLPQTAPVLRAAFAAAPQAAEAAPGPLHAWAAVRCTAPDRLPIVGPVDAEALPGLWACTAMGARGLTLALLCGELLAARLQGEPLPIDTKLAKALGSERL; encoded by the coding sequence ATCTCCGAGCCTGTTGACTGGCTGCCGGACGGCACCCCCTACAGCCCCCGTTTTGGTGACCGCTACCACAGTGAAAATGGCGGCCTGGACCAGGCCCGCCGCGTTTTCCTGCAGGGCTGCGGCCTGCCTGGCGCCTGGGCAGGGCAGCCGCAATGGCGCATTCTGGAAACGGGGTTCGGCTTCGGGCTGAACTTCCTGGTGACCTGGGCCGCCTGGCGGGCTGACCCCGCACGCCCCACCCTGCTGCACTTCGTGTCGACCGAGGCCTGGCCCGTGAGCGCGGCCGACCTGCTGCGCGCCACCACGGCCCACCCCGAGCTGACCCCCTTGGCGCAAGAGCTTCATCGCCAATGGTGGGGCCTGCTGTCCGGGGTGCACCGGCTGCGGTTCGACGGAGGCCGGGTGCTGCTCACGCTGTGTGTGGGCGATACACAGGCCGTGCTGCGCCAGCAGCAGCTGACGGTGGATTCCATCTACCTCGACGGTTTCAGCCCGCAGCGCAACCCCGGGATCTGGGACCTGCACACCCTGAAGGCCGTGGCACGCTGCTGCCGGCGCGGCACCCGCCTGTCCACCTGGACCATCGCGCGCGCGGTGCGCGACGCGCTCACCCAGTGCGGCTTCGCGGTGGCCCGTGTCCCGGGCGTGCCGCCCAAGCGCGACAACCTGCACGCCCAGTACGACCCCCACTGGGAGCCGCGCACCGCCCCCCGCGCACAGCCCGAACCCGCGCTGCCCGGCGATTGCATCGTGATCGGCGGGGGCATCGCCGGCGCGGCCAGCGCGGCCAGCCTGGCGCGCCGGGGCTGGCAGGTGCGGGTGCTGGACAGCGCCGCGGAACCCGCCGCCGGGGCCTCGGGCCTGCCGGCGGGGGTGTTCGCGCCCCATGTGTCGCCGGACGACAGCGTGCTGTCGCGCCTGTCGCGCAGCGGCGTGCGCACCACCCTGCAGCAAGCCCGATGGCTGCTGCGCGAAGGCACCGACTGGTTGGCCTGCGGCGTGCTGGAACACCGCACCGACGGCACCCCCGGGCTGGCCGCCAGCTGGGGCCAGGGGCCCGGCGTGGACTGGAGCGAGCCGGCCCCGCCGGCAACGCTGGCCGCAGCGGGCCTGGGCCGCGAAGCCACCGCGTGCTGGCACAGCCAGGGGGGCTGGATACGCCCCGCGCGCATGGCGGCCGCCCTGCTCGCGCAACCCGGCATCCACTGGCAGGGACACTGCGAGGTGGCCCGCCTGCGGCGTGTGGAGGCCGCCGGCGCGGCGCCCGTCTGGCAGGCGCTGGACGCCCGGGGCCAGGTGCTCGCCCAGGCGCCCACCGTCGTCATTGCCGCGGGCGCGGGCAGTGCGATGCTGCTGGAACACCGATGGCCCCTGCAGCCCGTGCGCGGGCAGGTGTCCTGGGGCGAGCACCAGGCAGGCCCCGGGCCCGGGGTGCCTTTTCCCGTGAATGGCAACGGCAACCTGGTGCCCCGCTTTCCGCTGGGTGACGGCCCGTGCGGCCCGGCTGCGTGGGTGATGGGCTCCACCTTCGAGCGCGATGTGGATACCCTGCCTCCGTCCGGGGCCGACGTCCAGGCGGCCCACGCGGCCAACTGGGCCAAGCTCCAGGCGCTGCTGCCCCAAACGGCCCCGGTGCTGCGCGCGGCCTTTGCCGCCGCACCGCAGGCGGCGGAGGCTGCGCCCGGCCCCCTGCACGCCTGGGCCGCCGTGCGCTGCACCGCGCCCGACCGGCTGCCGATCGTGGGTCCCGTCGACGCCGAGGCGCTGCCCGGGCTCTGGGCCTGCACAGCGATGGGCGCGCGCGGGCTGACCCTGGCGCTTCTGTGCGGCGAACTGCTGGCCGCCCGCCTGCAGGGAGAACCCCTGCCCATCGACACGAAACTCGCCAAAGCGCTGGGCAGCGAACGGTTGTAG
- a CDS encoding sulfite exporter TauE/SafE family protein — protein MHELVFVFAGFAVGFIVGLTGVGGGSLMTPVLIFFFGVKPHLAIGTDLLFAAFTKMGGTVSMARQRLVPWRVVAQLCAGSIPAALLALWALKVLGPASAQAQRIMTTTLGFALLLTAAATLYKVVAFSRQRQAADHAKRQASTEQSTRPRHWSLPVLLGAVIGTLVTFTSVGAGAIGVTVLLLVYPLLPLPRVIGADIAYAVPLTLVAGLGHATLGSVDWPLLAQLLAGSLPGIWLGSRLVTRTPERLIRSALSLLLAWAGAKLIMI, from the coding sequence ATGCATGAATTGGTGTTTGTCTTCGCAGGCTTTGCGGTCGGGTTCATCGTGGGCCTGACCGGGGTCGGCGGCGGCTCGCTGATGACCCCCGTGCTGATCTTTTTCTTCGGCGTGAAGCCCCACCTGGCCATCGGCACCGACCTGCTGTTTGCCGCATTCACCAAGATGGGCGGCACCGTGAGCATGGCGCGCCAGCGCCTGGTGCCCTGGCGCGTGGTGGCCCAGCTGTGCGCGGGCAGCATTCCGGCCGCGCTGCTGGCGCTGTGGGCGCTCAAGGTCCTGGGCCCCGCCAGTGCCCAGGCGCAGCGCATCATGACGACCACGCTCGGTTTCGCGCTGCTGTTGACAGCCGCGGCCACGCTGTACAAGGTGGTGGCCTTCTCGCGCCAGCGCCAGGCGGCCGACCATGCCAAGCGCCAGGCCAGCACCGAGCAATCCACCCGCCCCCGCCACTGGAGCCTGCCCGTGCTGCTGGGCGCCGTGATCGGCACGCTGGTCACCTTCACCTCGGTGGGCGCGGGCGCCATCGGCGTCACGGTGCTGCTGCTGGTCTACCCCCTGCTACCCCTGCCCCGCGTGATCGGTGCCGACATCGCCTATGCCGTGCCATTGACCCTGGTGGCGGGTCTGGGCCATGCCACGCTGGGTTCGGTGGACTGGCCTTTGCTTGCACAATTGCTGGCTGGCTCGTTGCCGGGCATCTGGCTGGGCTCGCGCCTGGTCACCCGCACCCCCGAGCGCCTGATCCGCTCCGCGCTGTCCCTCCTGCTGGCCTGGGCAGGCGCCAAATTAATAATGATCTGA
- a CDS encoding VOC family protein, which produces MSIQSINHVQLAFPAGAEAPIRRFYASLLGLPEVRLQAGNTLRFAAGTQRIDLVPTEHWQPAPAVSHLAFEVQDLPALRHRLLQAELALVENRALPGYLRFYVKDPAGNQLEFLEPDHEPEINP; this is translated from the coding sequence ATGAGCATCCAGTCCATCAACCATGTGCAGCTGGCCTTTCCGGCCGGTGCCGAGGCGCCCATCCGGCGCTTCTATGCCAGCCTGCTGGGGCTGCCCGAAGTGCGCCTGCAGGCGGGCAACACGCTGCGCTTTGCCGCGGGCACGCAGCGCATCGACCTGGTGCCCACCGAGCACTGGCAGCCCGCGCCCGCGGTATCGCACCTGGCCTTCGAGGTGCAGGACCTGCCCGCATTGCGCCACCGCCTGCTGCAGGCCGAACTGGCGCTGGTGGAAAACCGCGCACTGCCCGGCTACCTGCGCTTTTACGTCAAGGACCCGGCGGGCAACCAGCTGGAGTTCTTGGAGCCTGACCACGAACCGGAAATCAACCCATGA
- the ssuE gene encoding NADPH-dependent FMN reductase: MSALLIAGSPSERSRSAALLDAVAQRLSVRGALVDRIHIRDLSPQALLLADFGHPTVVGAVDQVARASVLVVATPVYKAAYSGVLKVFLDLLPQTALKGKIVLPLATGGSPHHMLALDYALRPVLQSLGAKSILPGIYATDAQVTLTPEGAYHLNDDIATRLDDAVNVLVTETLRPFPAQATRFAPVHFSQVRCSV; encoded by the coding sequence ATGTCCGCTCTTCTCATCGCCGGCAGCCCCTCCGAGCGTTCCCGCTCCGCCGCCCTGCTGGACGCTGTCGCCCAGCGCCTGTCGGTGCGCGGCGCGCTGGTGGACCGCATCCATATCCGCGACCTGTCGCCCCAGGCCTTGCTGCTGGCCGACTTCGGCCATCCCACCGTGGTGGGCGCTGTCGACCAGGTGGCCCGGGCCAGCGTGCTGGTGGTGGCCACGCCGGTTTACAAGGCGGCCTACAGCGGCGTGCTCAAGGTGTTCCTGGACCTGCTGCCGCAGACGGCGCTCAAGGGCAAGATCGTGCTGCCCCTGGCCACCGGCGGCAGCCCGCACCACATGCTGGCGCTGGACTACGCGCTGCGCCCCGTGCTGCAGTCGCTGGGTGCCAAGAGCATCCTGCCGGGCATCTATGCCACCGATGCGCAGGTCACGCTGACGCCCGAGGGCGCCTACCACCTGAACGACGACATCGCCACGCGGCTGGACGATGCGGTCAACGTGCTCGTGACCGAGACGCTGCGCCCGTTCCCTGCCCAGGCCACGCGGTTCGCGCCGGTGCATTTCTCGCAGGTGCGATGTAGCGTCTGA
- the ssuD gene encoding FMNH2-dependent alkanesulfonate monooxygenase, whose amino-acid sequence MKIYWFIPTHGDSRYLGTAKGARQLSLEYLQQVAVAADSLGYEGVLIPTGRSCEDPWVIASSLLAVTKKLKFLVAVRPGLHQPALAARMAATFDRLSGGRLLINLVTGGDRAELEGDGVFLDHATRYEQSAEFIRIWREILTRSHRGETFDYEGKHLSVKGAKLLFPPLQEPHPPVYFGGSSDAAHDLAAEQVETYLTWGEPPAEVARKVADVRARAAKHGRTVKFGIRLHVIVRETEAQAWAAAEELISHVDDETVARAQSVFARMDSEGQRRMAALHAGGVKRSRADLEISPNLWAGVGLVRGGAGTALVGDPETVAARIKEYADLGLDHFVLSGYPHLEEAYRFAELVFPLLPLGVREKLAGGNPLGPFGETVANDFVPRASQS is encoded by the coding sequence ATGAAAATCTACTGGTTCATCCCCACCCACGGCGACAGCCGTTACCTTGGCACGGCCAAGGGCGCACGCCAGCTCAGTCTCGAATACCTGCAGCAGGTGGCAGTGGCCGCCGACAGCCTGGGCTACGAAGGCGTGCTCATTCCCACCGGCCGCTCGTGCGAAGACCCGTGGGTGATCGCATCGAGCCTGCTGGCGGTCACGAAGAAGCTCAAGTTCCTGGTCGCGGTGCGCCCCGGCCTGCACCAGCCCGCGCTGGCCGCCCGCATGGCCGCCACCTTCGACCGCCTGTCGGGCGGGCGCTTGCTCATCAACCTAGTGACCGGTGGCGACCGCGCGGAGCTGGAGGGCGATGGCGTGTTCCTGGACCACGCCACGCGCTACGAGCAGTCGGCCGAGTTCATCCGCATCTGGCGCGAGATCCTCACGCGCAGCCATCGGGGCGAGACCTTCGACTACGAGGGTAAGCACCTGTCCGTCAAAGGCGCCAAGCTGCTGTTCCCGCCGCTGCAGGAGCCGCATCCGCCGGTGTACTTCGGCGGCTCGTCCGACGCAGCGCACGACCTGGCGGCCGAGCAGGTCGAGACCTACCTCACCTGGGGCGAGCCCCCGGCCGAGGTCGCCAGGAAGGTGGCCGACGTGCGCGCCCGTGCCGCCAAACACGGCCGCACCGTGAAATTCGGCATCCGCCTGCACGTCATCGTGCGCGAGACCGAGGCGCAGGCCTGGGCCGCGGCTGAAGAACTCATCAGCCATGTGGACGACGAAACGGTGGCGCGTGCGCAGTCGGTCTTTGCGCGCATGGACTCCGAAGGCCAGCGCCGCATGGCCGCGCTGCATGCTGGCGGTGTGAAGCGCAGCCGCGCAGACCTGGAGATCAGCCCCAACCTGTGGGCGGGCGTGGGCCTGGTGCGCGGTGGCGCAGGCACGGCTCTGGTGGGCGACCCTGAAACAGTGGCTGCCCGCATCAAGGAATACGCAGACCTGGGGCTCGACCACTTCGTGCTGTCGGGCTATCCGCACCTGGAAGAAGCCTACCGCTTCGCTGAACTGGTGTTCCCGCTGCTGCCGCTGGGCGTGCGCGAGAAGCTCGCTGGCGGCAACCCGCTGGGCCCGTTCGGCGAAACCGTGGCCAACGACTTCGTGCCACGTGCGTCGCAAAGCTGA
- a CDS encoding sulfonate ABC transporter substrate-binding protein, which yields MSTLTRDGAASSDRAHDAPPAGGLAALRNMFIGFVVFTAFVLIAAFLLAQPVHAQTRGELRIGYQKSASLFVLQKAAGTLEKKLAPLGFGVKWVEFPAGPQLLEGLNVGAVDVGYVGEAPPIFGQAAGAKFVYFGHDPAAPRAEAILVAKDSPIKSVADLKGKKVALNKGSNVHYLLVRQLEKNGLKLSDIQPVYLAPADGRAAFESKNVDAWVIWDPFQAAAEKATGARVLADGTGGVVNNYQYYLGARDFVTRNPKVVAALFEDSVAQGIWLKKNLRQAAELIAPLQGLPVDVVELALQRYEFNVKPITPDVAADQQKIADTFFELKLIPKAIKVSDAVVLGAQP from the coding sequence ATGAGCACACTGACACGCGACGGCGCAGCCAGCTCAGACCGCGCCCACGATGCCCCGCCCGCCGGCGGGCTGGCCGCCCTGCGCAACATGTTCATCGGCTTCGTGGTCTTCACCGCGTTCGTGCTGATCGCTGCCTTCCTGCTGGCGCAGCCGGTGCATGCCCAGACCAGGGGCGAGCTGCGCATCGGCTACCAGAAGTCGGCCAGCCTGTTCGTGCTGCAAAAAGCGGCGGGCACGCTGGAGAAGAAGCTCGCTCCCCTGGGCTTCGGCGTGAAGTGGGTCGAGTTTCCGGCTGGCCCCCAGCTGCTGGAAGGCCTGAACGTGGGCGCCGTGGACGTGGGCTACGTGGGCGAGGCACCGCCCATCTTCGGCCAGGCCGCCGGTGCCAAGTTCGTCTATTTCGGGCACGACCCCGCCGCGCCGCGCGCCGAGGCCATCCTGGTGGCCAAGGACTCGCCCATCAAGTCGGTGGCCGACCTCAAGGGCAAGAAGGTCGCGCTCAACAAGGGCAGCAACGTGCACTACCTGCTGGTCAGGCAGCTCGAGAAGAACGGCCTCAAGCTCTCCGACATCCAGCCCGTGTACCTGGCCCCGGCCGACGGCCGCGCCGCGTTCGAGAGCAAGAACGTGGATGCCTGGGTGATCTGGGACCCGTTCCAGGCCGCCGCAGAGAAAGCCACTGGCGCCCGCGTGCTGGCCGACGGCACGGGCGGCGTGGTCAACAACTACCAGTACTACCTGGGTGCCCGCGACTTCGTCACCAGGAACCCCAAGGTGGTCGCGGCACTGTTCGAGGACTCGGTGGCCCAAGGCATCTGGCTCAAGAAGAACCTGCGCCAGGCCGCAGAGCTGATCGCGCCGCTGCAAGGCCTGCCGGTGGACGTGGTCGAGCTGGCGCTGCAGCGCTACGAATTCAACGTCAAGCCCATCACGCCCGATGTGGCGGCCGACCAGCAAAAGATCGCCGACACGTTCTTCGAGCTGAAGCTGATCCCCAAGGCCATCAAGGTGAGCGACGCCGTCGTGCTCGGCGCGCAGCCCTGA
- a CDS encoding sulfonate ABC transporter substrate-binding protein: protein MTTSISLSRRRLVQGAASAVALPAFGALAQTPAREFRIGHQKGFLSLLKGRGTLEKRLTPLGVSIKWTEFTAGPVQLEALNVGSIDFGDVGEAPPIFAQAAGAPLAYVAATVPRPKAESVLLPKGSPIKTVADLKGKKVALNKGSNVHYFLVKLLEKHGLKYTDVNVAFLPPADARAAFEKGSIDAWVIWDPFAAAAEKTLDARVLADATGVVGNRAYFFSSLQYADKNTDVLRIAIEELNKIDIWAKLNRDLLAAELAPLFGIPKPVLDLSTSRAEYGTGPVTPEILAEQQRIADTFFDLKLIPRRIQVRDVARSPW from the coding sequence ATGACGACTTCGATCTCCCTGTCCCGCCGCCGCCTCGTCCAGGGTGCGGCCAGCGCAGTCGCGCTGCCGGCCTTCGGTGCGTTGGCGCAAACCCCCGCCCGTGAGTTCCGCATCGGCCATCAGAAGGGATTCCTGAGCCTTCTCAAGGGCCGCGGCACGCTCGAAAAGCGCCTGACCCCGCTGGGTGTCTCCATCAAATGGACCGAGTTCACGGCCGGCCCCGTGCAGCTGGAGGCACTGAACGTCGGCTCCATCGACTTCGGCGACGTGGGCGAAGCCCCCCCGATCTTCGCGCAGGCCGCGGGCGCCCCGCTGGCCTATGTGGCCGCCACCGTGCCCCGCCCCAAGGCCGAGAGCGTGCTGCTGCCCAAGGGCTCGCCCATCAAGACCGTGGCCGATCTCAAGGGCAAGAAAGTTGCACTCAACAAGGGCAGCAACGTGCATTACTTCCTGGTCAAGCTGCTGGAAAAGCACGGCCTGAAGTACACCGATGTGAACGTGGCCTTTCTGCCGCCGGCCGATGCGCGTGCCGCTTTCGAGAAGGGCTCCATCGATGCCTGGGTCATCTGGGACCCGTTTGCTGCGGCGGCTGAAAAAACGCTGGATGCCCGCGTGCTCGCGGACGCGACGGGCGTGGTCGGAAACCGCGCGTATTTCTTCTCGTCGCTGCAGTACGCCGACAAGAACACCGACGTGCTGCGCATCGCCATCGAAGAACTCAACAAGATCGATATCTGGGCCAAGCTCAATCGCGATCTGCTGGCCGCAGAGCTGGCGCCGTTGTTCGGCATTCCCAAGCCGGTGCTCGATTTGTCCACGTCGCGTGCCGAGTACGGCACGGGCCCGGTCACGCCCGAGATCCTGGCCGAACAGCAAAGGATCGCCGACACCTTCTTCGACTTGAAGCTGATTCCCCGGCGGATCCAGGTGCGCGACGTGGCGCGCTCGCCGTGGTAG
- the ssuC gene encoding aliphatic sulfonate ABC transporter permease SsuC, with product MTQTQTVRELQVSPVADSVDLPIESPLLPAPLARFLASVAQRLLPWAVPVGLIVLWQIASSQGWLSTRVLPAPLEVIKAAWTLTVSGELWTHVKVSAGRALAGLAIGGGLGLLLGLLTGSVRVFETLLDSTIQMVRNIPALALIPLVILWFGIDESAKLFLISVSVFFPIYLNTFHGIRNVDPGLIEMGRTYGLGRWQLYKQIILPGALSSILVGLRFSLGLMWVILIVAETISAQAGIGYLTMNAREFLQTDIVLVGILLYALLGKLADLFAKGLERYWLRWHPGYATP from the coding sequence ATGACACAGACACAGACTGTCCGAGAGCTGCAGGTATCGCCCGTGGCCGACTCCGTCGATCTGCCGATCGAGAGTCCCTTGCTGCCCGCGCCGCTGGCCCGCTTCCTTGCCAGCGTTGCGCAGCGCCTGCTGCCCTGGGCCGTGCCCGTGGGGCTGATCGTGCTGTGGCAGATCGCGTCGTCGCAGGGATGGCTCTCCACCCGGGTGCTGCCCGCGCCCCTGGAGGTGATCAAGGCCGCCTGGACGTTGACCGTGTCGGGCGAGCTGTGGACCCATGTCAAGGTGAGCGCGGGCCGCGCGCTCGCGGGCCTGGCGATCGGCGGTGGCCTGGGCCTGCTGCTGGGCCTGCTCACGGGCTCGGTGCGCGTGTTCGAGACCTTGCTCGACTCCACCATCCAGATGGTGCGCAACATCCCCGCGCTGGCGCTGATTCCGCTGGTCATCCTGTGGTTCGGCATCGATGAGTCGGCCAAGCTATTCCTCATCAGCGTGTCGGTGTTCTTCCCGATCTACCTCAACACCTTCCACGGCATCCGCAACGTGGACCCCGGTTTGATCGAGATGGGGCGCACCTATGGCCTCGGCCGCTGGCAGCTGTACAAGCAGATCATCCTGCCCGGCGCGCTCTCCAGCATTCTGGTGGGCCTGCGCTTCTCGCTGGGCCTGATGTGGGTGATCCTGATCGTGGCCGAGACCATCTCGGCTCAGGCGGGCATCGGCTACCTCACGATGAACGCCCGCGAGTTTTTGCAGACCGACATCGTGCTGGTCGGCATCCTGCTGTACGCACTGCTGGGCAAGCTGGCCGATCTGTTCGCCAAGGGCCTGGAGCGCTACTGGCTGCGCTGGCATCCTGGTTATGCAACCCCCTGA